Proteins encoded by one window of Lathyrus oleraceus cultivar Zhongwan6 chromosome 1, CAAS_Psat_ZW6_1.0, whole genome shotgun sequence:
- the LOC127127511 gene encoding uncharacterized protein LOC127127511 isoform X2 yields MDFFAMKRKKLQSLCKKHGIPANLKNSDMAEKLSLIYKEEKNENPGSRRLRSDVNKSNVEIIVLDSDSDSEVQMEASDTVAEKDSNEKTNVSTEHLLDEEPDQSLTTSPRSEVKSSNHNIHHMVDSEIKQVCKLDDNIYVMDEAAAMCLDASTAMKHTDEVKSNDLNDIVSHPLRSDEDKSNLEITELDSEKDIDVQMEASDTVAEKDCNERTNVSAEHLLDEEPNQFITTSPLSEVKSSDLNNLESHLLRSDEDKSNLGSTDSGTDVQMEASDTVAEKDCNERTNVSAEHLLDEEPNQFITTSPLSEVKSSDLNNLESHLLRSDEDKSNLGSTDSGTDVQMEVSDTVAEKDCNERTNVSAEHLLDEEPSQFTTTSPISEVKSSDLNSFGSYSGFGNYMMLGDQTSSERTDVHEDTDLHQGSVEQFNKSDVYHCVISQSAKTCLDVNVENILDEVHSSSFEDSDETPVQFLDAEKMVVTGTATRNAYTSGAKFESSQKMSITPASKEIVGSSAKLLNNSVSPRDVVFCNLEESVQIGADKEQVDPSQEKMVEFSPKLFNNPGTPANGGIGLCGLEENLEIGVNKENIDPNEDVIYAEPSAMVMSDNQDVIQAVSEELGNKLMEENLEIGVNKENIDSNEDVIYAEPSAMVMSDNEDVIQAVSEEFRNSLMEDEVANMEDKFDLLGDVHESVNPGGTNSAHGSNIKTALNTYVTGGDILDEVHSSSFEDSDATPVQFPKTDPLRDAETSDLNLHKMFKTATAIKNADTSGVKFESSTKRSLSLTPEKMIGSSTKLLNNSGTPTNFGFCDVEENMQIGISKENIDPNEEVMHEEPSALVMSDNEGLIQAVSEELGNDLTEDEVANVDDKFDLFEDVPGSVNPGSKKNADLNTYVTDGDILDEVHSSSFEDSDVTPVQFLTTDQLREAETSDLDVHKMFETATATKNADASGVKFESSTKMSLNLTPEKVIGSSTKLLNNSGTPTNFGFCDADENLQIGANKEQVDPSQEKTMEFSPKLFNNPETPTNGGTGLWFLEENLEIGVNKENIDPNEDVMHEEPSALVMSDNEDLIHAVSEELGNDLMEDEVANVDDKFDLLEDVPGSVNPVSKKNADLNTYVTGGDILDEVHSSSFEDSDATPVQFLKTDPLREAETSVLNLHKMFETAIATKNADTGGVKFESSTKMSLSLTPEKMIGSSTKLLKNSGAPTHFGFCDVDENLQIGRNKVNIDPSDEILHAEPSLVVTSDNEEVDLSIHQMAALEACEEEMLKSSEKTCMVADPEECIGFSLNDLQASTTKGSEVETYFESTALGDVMETCNMEGCMETNMIEGENSQEENQGYSGSWKKKGSDVDDNSGANSDEEVRADELVPAVPQSSEMESCDFGLQQLFAQGEITMIEAENNQEDCVSAQREVVKFFDNSDVHDDIGRDGAKDVNQASSASWKRIRSDMDDASGASSTEQVKAGEITMIEAENNQEGCVSAQREVVKFFDNSDVHDDIGRDGAKDVNQASSASWKRIRSDMDDASGASSIEQVKAGEITMIEVENNQEDCVSAQREVVKFFDNSDVHDDIGRDGAKDVNQASSASRKRIRSDMDNASGASSIEQVKAGEITMIEAENNQEDCVSAQREVVKFFDNSDVHDDIGRDGAKDVNQASSASRKRIRSDMDDASGASSIEQVKAGELVPAVPQSSMDSCNFSLQQIFAQDTASGDQDVCPKKLDSPSKATPIASGEKNIIFTPMFNESSMMHKEMEIAMIEEENNAQWEVCKFLDTSDVHVGIGLDGAKDENQAYWASRKRKMSDVDDTSGGNSNEEVKADEFVPAVPHSSEMESCDFGFPQLFAQDTASGDEDAYQKKLDSSSKGTPTASGEKSIVFTPKLQESSMMRKKMRIEMNLSQKPATRDSVGTCDMKENIKTDKKEVDSSTVSRNKFAKRLPLQDLHQN; encoded by the exons ATGGATTTCTTTGCAATGAAGAGGAAGAAGCTTCAGAGCCTTTGCAAGAAGCACGGTATTCCGGCTAATCTTAAGAATAGCGATATGGCGGAGAAACTTTCTTTGATTTACAAG GAAGAAAAGAATGAGAATCCCGGGTCACGCCGGTTACGATCTGATGTGAACAAATCAAATGTGGAAATTATAGTATTGGACTCTGACAGTGATTCTGAAGTTCAAATGGAAGCTTCAG ATACTGTTGCTGAGAAGGATTCTAATGAGAAGACCAATGTGAGCACTGAACATTTACTCGATGAGGAACCAGATCAATCTCTAACCACTTCTCCTCGAAGTGAAGTCAAATCTTCTAATCATAATATTCATCACATGGTTGATTCAG AGATTAAGCAAGTTTGTAAACTTGATGATAATATTTATGTTATGGACGAAGCTGCTGCAATGTGCCTTGATGCATCAACAGCTATGAAGCATACCGATGAGGTCAAGTCCAATGATCTTAATGATATCGTGTCGCACCCGTTACGATCCGATGAAGACAAATCGAATTTGGAAATTACAGAATTGGACTCTGAAAAGGATATTGATGTTCAAATGGAAGCTTCAG ATACTGTTGCTGAGAAGGATTGTAATGAGAGAACCAATGTGAGTGCTGAACATTTACTTGATGAGGAACCAAATCAATTTATAACAACTTCTCCACTAAGTGAGGTCAAGTCCAGTGATCTTAATAATCTCGAGTCGCACCTGTTACGATCCGATGAAGACAAATCAAATTTGGGAAGTACTGACAGTGGTACTGATGTTCAAATGGAAGCTTCAG ATACTGTTGCTGAGAAGGATTGTAATGAGAGAACCAATGTGAGTGCTGAACATTTACTTGATGAGGAACCAAATCAATTTATAACAACTTCTCCACTAAGTGAGGTCAAGTCCAGTGATCTTAATAATCTCGAGTCGCACCTGTTACGATCCGATGAAGACAAATCAAATTTGGGAAGTACTGACAGTGGTACTGATGTTCAAATGGAAGTTTCAG ATACTGTTGCTGAGAAGGATTGTAATGAGAGAACCAATGTGAGTGCTGAACATTTACTTGATGAGGAACCAAGTCAATTTACAACAACTTCTCCAATAAGTGAGGTCAAGTCCAGTGATCTTAATAGTTTTGGGTCCTATTCTGGATTTGGCAACTACATGATGTTGGGAGATCAGACCTCGAGTGAACGTACTGATGTTCATGAAGATACTGATCTCCATCAAGGATCAGTTGAACAATTTAACAAATCAGATGTTTATCATTGTGTAATATCCCAATCTGCTAAAACCTGCCTTGATGTGAATGTTGAGAATATTCTAGATGAGGTTCATTCGTCTAGTTTTGAAGATTCAGATGAGACTCCTGTTCAGTTTCTTGATGCTGAGAAAATGGTTGTCACAG GCACTGCTACTAGAAATGCATATACAAGCGGAGCAAAGTTTGAATCGTCACAAAAGATGAGTATAACTCCAGCTTCAAAGGAAATAGTTGGTTCATCTGCCAAGCTGCTAAATAATTCAGTGTCACCAAGAGATGTTGTATTTTGTAATTTGGAAGAAAGCGTGCAAATTGGTGCTGATAAGGAGCAAGTTGATCCTAGCCAAGAGAAAATGGTAGAGTTTTCTCCCAAGCTGTTTAATAATCCAGGGACACCAGCAAATGGTGGCATTGGACTCTGTGGTTTGGAGGAAAACTTGGAAATTGGTGTCAATAAGGAAAACATTGATCCCAATGAAGATGTTATTTATGCAGAACCCAGTGCGATGGTCATGAGCGACAATCAGGATGTTATTCAGGCTGTTTCAGAAGAACTTGGTAATAAGTTGATGGAGGAAAACTTGGAGATTGGTGTCAATAAGGAGAACATTGACTCCAATGAAGATGTTATTTATGCAGAACCTAGTGCGATGGTCATGAGCGACAATGAGGATGTTATACAGGCTGTTTCAGAAGAATTCCGTAACAGTTTGATGGAAGATGAAGTTGCGAACATGGAAGATAAATTTGATCTTCTTGGAGATGTTCATGAATCTGTTAACCCAGGTGGCACAAATAGCGCTCATGGATCAAACATAAAAACTGCTTTGAACACCTATGTGACTGGTGGAGATATTCTAGATGAGGTTCATTCATCTAGTTTTGAAGATTCAGATGCGACACCAGTTCAGTTTCCGAAAACTGATCCGTTAAGGGATGCGGAGACTAGTGATCTCAATCTTCACAAAATGTTTAAAACAG CTACTGCTATTAAAAATGCAGATACAAGTGGAGTGAAGTTTGAATCTTCAACAAAGAGGAGTTTAAGTCTTACTCCAGAGAAAATGATTGGTTCATCTACCAAGCTGCTTAATAATTCAGGGACACCAACAAATTTTGGATTTTGTGATGTGGAGGAAAACATGCAGATTGGTATCAGTAAAGAGAACATTGATCCCAATGAAGAAGTTATGCATGAAGAACCTAGTGCGTTGGTCATGAGCGACAATGAGGGTCTTATACAGGCTGTTTCAGAAGAACTTGGTAATGATTTGACGGAGGATGAAGTTGCGAACGTGGATGATAAATTTGATCTTTTTGAAGATGTTCCTGGATCTGTTAACCCAGGATCAAAGAAAAATGCTGATTTGAACACCTATGTGACTGATGGAGATATTTTAGATGAGGTTCATTCATCTAGTTTTGAAGATTCAGATGTGACACCAGTTCAGTTTCTGACAACTGATCAATTAAGGGAAGCCGAGACTAGTGATCTCGATGTTCACAAAATGTTTGAAACAG CTACTGCTACTAAGAATGCAGATGCAAGTGGAGTGAAGTTTGAATCTTCAACAAAAATGAGTTTAAATCTTACTCCAGAGAAAGTGATTGGTTCATCTACCAAGCTGCTTAATAATTCAGGGACACCAACGAATTTTGGATTTTGTGATGCGGATGAAAACTTGCAGATTGGTGCCAATAAGGAGCAAGTTGATCCTAGCCAAGAGAAAACGATGGAGTTTTCTCCGAAGCTGTTTAATAATCCTGAGACACCAACAAATGGTGGAACTGGACTCTGGTTTTTGGAGGAAAACTTGGAGATTGGTGTCAATAAGGAGAACATTGATCCCAATGAAGATGTTATGCATGAAGAACCTAGTGCGTTGGTCATGAGCGACAATGAGGATCTTATACATGCTGTTTCAGAAGAACTTGGTAACGATTTGATGGAGGATGAAGTTGCTAATGTGGATGATAAATTTGATCTTCTTGAAGATGTTCCTGGATCTGTTAACCCAGTATCAAAGAAAAATGCTGATTTGAACACCTACGTGACTGGTGGAGATATTCTAGATGAGGTTCATTCATCTAGTTTTGAAGATTCAGATGCGACACCAGTTCAGTTTCTGAAAACTGATCCGTTAAGGGAAGCGGAAACTAGTGTTCTCAATCTTCACAAAATGTTTGAAACAG CTATTGCTACTAAAAATGCAGATACAGGTGGAGTGAAGTTTGAATCTTCAACAAAAATGAGTTTAAGTCTTACTCCAGAGAAAATGATTGGTTCATCTACCAAGCTGCTTAAAAATTCAGGGGCACCAACACATTTTGGATTTTGTGACGTGGATGAAAACTTGCAGATTGGTCGCAATAAAGTGAACATTGATCCTAGTGATGAAATTCTACATGCAGAACCTAGTCTAGTGGTCACCAGTGATAACGAAGAGGTTGATCTTAGTATTCATCAAATGGCTGCTCTAG AAGCTTGTGAAGAAGAGATGCTTAAATCATCAGAAAAGACTTGTATGGTTGCTGATCCTGAGGAATGCATTGGATTTTCCCTTAATGACCTTCAAGCTTCAACTACTAAGGGCTCTGAGGTTGAAACATATTTTGAATCAACTGCACTTGGTGATGTTATGGAAACTTGTAACATGGAAGGATGCATGGAAACTAACATGATAGAGGGAGAAAACAGTCAGGAAGAAAATCAAGGTTATTCGGGGAGCTGGAAAAAGAAAGGGAGTGATGTGGATGATAATAGTGGTGCAAATTCAGATGAGGAAGTGAGAGCAGATGAGCTTGTTCCAGCGGTGCCGCAATCTAGTGAAATGGAGTCATGCGATTTTGGCCTTCAACAACTTTTTGCTCAAG GCGAGATCACCATGATTGAGGCAGAAAACAATCAGGAGGATTGCGTTTCAGCTCAGCGAGAAGTTGTCAAGTTTTTTGACAACTCCGATGTTCATGATGATATTGGCCGAGATGGAGCCAAAGATGTAAATCAAGCTTCTTCGGCAAGCTGGAAAAGGATAAGAAGTGACATGGATGATGCTAGTGGTGCAAGTTCAACTGAGCAAGTGAAAGCAG GCGAGATCACCATGATTGAGGCAGAAAACAATCAGGAGGGTTGCGTTTCAGCTCAGCGAGAAGTTGTCAAGTTTTTTGACAACTCCGATGTTCATGATGATATTGGCCGAGATGGAGCCAAAGATGTAAATCAAGCTTCTTCGGCAAGCTGGAAAAGGATAAGAAGTGACATGGATGATGCTAGTGGTGCAAGTTCAATTGAGCAAGTGAAAGCAG GCGAGATCACCATGATTGAGGTAGAAAACAATCAGGAGGATTGCGTTTCAGCTCAGCGAGAAGTTGTCAAGTTTTTTGACAACTCCGATGTTCATGATGATATTGGCCGAGATGGAGCCAAAGATGTAAATCAAGCTTCTTCGGCAAGCCGGAAAAGGATAAGAAGTGACATGGATAATGCTAGTGGTGCAAGTTCAATTGAGCAAGTGAAAGCAG GCGAGATCACCATGATTGAGGCAGAAAACAATCAGGAGGATTGCGTTTCAGCTCAGCGAGAAGTTGTCAAGTTTTTTGACAACTCCGATGTTCATGATGATATTGGCCGAGATGGAGCCAAAGATGTAAATCAAGCTTCTTCGGCAAGCCGGAAAAGGATAAGAAGTGACATGGATGATGCTAGTGGTGCAAGTTCAATTGAGCAAGTGAAAGCAGGTGAGCTTGTTCCAGCTGTGCCTCAATCTTCAATGGATTCATGCAATTTCAGCCTTCAACAAATTTTTGCTCAAG ACACTGCATCTGGAGATCAAGATGTTTGTCCAAAGAAGTTGGACTCACCATCAAAGGCTACACCAATTGCAAGTGGAGAGAAAAACATCATTTTTACTCCTATGTTCAATGAATCATctatgatgcataaagagatgGAGATTGCCATGATTGAAGAAGAAAATAATGCTCAGTGGGAAGTTTGCAAGTTTTTAGACACCTCTGATGTTCATGTTGGTATTGGTCTAGATGGAGCCAAAGATGAAAATCAAGCTTATTGGGCAAGCCGGAAAAGAAAAATGAGTGATGTGGATGATACTAGTGGTGGAAATTCAAATGAGGAAGTGAAGGCAGATGAGTTTGTTCCAGCTGTGCCGCATTCTAGTGAAATGGAGTCGTGTGATTTCGGCTTTCCACAACTTTTTGCTCAAG ATACTGCTTCTGGTGATGAAGATGCGTATCAAAAGAAATTGGACTCATCATCAAAGGGTACACCAACTGCAAGTGGAGAGAAAAGCATCGTTTTTACTCCCAAGCTCCAAGAATCATCAATGATGCGTAAAAAGATGAGGATTGAAATGAATTTGTCTCAAAAACCCGCAACAAGAGATAGTGTTGGTACTTGTGATATGAAAGAGAACATTAAAACTGACAAGAAAGAAGTCGATAGCTCGACGGTGTCAAGGAATAAGTTTGCCAAGAGGCTACCTCTTCAAGATCTTCATCAGAATTGA
- the LOC127127511 gene encoding uncharacterized protein LOC127127511 isoform X15: MDFFAMKRKKLQSLCKKHGIPANLKNSDMAEKLSLIYKEEKNENPGSRRLRSDVNKSNVEIIVLDSDSDSEVQMEASDTVAEKDSNEKTNVSTEHLLDEEPDQSLTTSPRSEVKSSNHNIHHMVDSEEIKQVCKLDDNIYVMDEAAAMCLDASTAMKHTDEVKSNDLNDIVSHPLRSDEDKSNLEITELDSEKDIDVQMEASDTVAEKDCNERTNVSAEHLLDEEPSQFTTTSPISEVKSSDLNSFGSYSGFGNYMMLGDQTSSERTDVHEDTDLHQGSVEQFNKSDVYHCVISQSAKTCLDVNVENILDEVHSSSFEDSDETPVQFLDAEKMVVTGTATRNAYTSGAKFESSQKMSITPASKEIVGSSAKLLNNSVSPRDVVFCNLEESVQIGADKEQVDPSQEKMVEFSPKLFNNPGTPANGGIGLCGLEENLEIGVNKENIDPNEDVIYAEPSAMVMSDNQDVIQAVSEELGNKLMEENLEIGVNKENIDSNEDVIYAEPSAMVMSDNEDVIQAVSEEFRNSLMEDEVANMEDKFDLLGDVHESVNPGGTNSAHGSNIKTALNTYVTGGDILDEVHSSSFEDSDATPVQFPKTDPLRDAETSDLNLHKMFKTATAIKNADTSGVKFESSTKRSLSLTPEKMIGSSTKLLNNSGTPTNFGFCDVEENMQIGISKENIDPNEEVMHEEPSALVMSDNEGLIQAVSEELGNDLTEDEVANVDDKFDLFEDVPGSVNPGSKKNADLNTYVTDGDILDEVHSSSFEDSDVTPVQFLTTDQLREAETSDLDVHKMFETATATKNADASGVKFESSTKMSLNLTPEKVIGSSTKLLNNSGTPTNFGFCDADENLQIGANKEQVDPSQEKTMEFSPKLFNNPETPTNGGTGLWFLEENLEIGVNKENIDPNEDVMHEEPSALVMSDNEDLIHAVSEELGNDLMEDEVANVDDKFDLLEDVPGSVNPVSKKNADLNTYVTGGDILDEVHSSSFEDSDATPVQFLKTDPLREAETSVLNLHKMFETAIATKNADTGGVKFESSTKMSLSLTPEKMIGSSTKLLKNSGAPTHFGFCDVDENLQIGRNKVNIDPSDEILHAEPSLVVTSDNEEVDLSIHQMAALEACEEEMLKSSEKTCMVADPEECIGFSLNDLQASTTKGSEVETYFESTALGDVMETCNMEGCMETNMIEGENSQEENQGYSGSWKKKGSDVDDNSGANSDEEVRADELVPAVPQSSEMESCDFGLQQLFAQGEITMIEAENNQEDCVSAQREVVKFFDNSDVHDDIGRDGAKDVNQASSASWKRIRSDMDDASGASSTEQVKAGEITMIEAENNQEGCVSAQREVVKFFDNSDVHDDIGRDGAKDVNQASSASWKRIRSDMDDASGASSIEQVKAGEITMIEVENNQEDCVSAQREVVKFFDNSDVHDDIGRDGAKDVNQASSASRKRIRSDMDNASGASSIEQVKAGEITMIEAENNQEDCVSAQREVVKFFDNSDVHDDIGRDGAKDVNQASSASRKRIRSDMDDASGASSIEQVKAGELVPAVPQSSMDSCNFSLQQIFAQDTASGDQDVCPKKLDSPSKATPIASGEKNIIFTPMFNESSMMHKEMEIAMIEEENNAQWEVCKFLDTSDVHVGIGLDGAKDENQAYWASRKRKMSDVDDTSGGNSNEEVKADEFVPAVPHSSEMESCDFGFPQLFAQDTASGDEDAYQKKLDSSSKGTPTASGEKSIVFTPKLQESSMMRKKMRIEMNLSQKPATRDSVGTCDMKENIKTDKKEVDSSTVSRNKFAKRLPLQDLHQN, from the exons ATGGATTTCTTTGCAATGAAGAGGAAGAAGCTTCAGAGCCTTTGCAAGAAGCACGGTATTCCGGCTAATCTTAAGAATAGCGATATGGCGGAGAAACTTTCTTTGATTTACAAG GAAGAAAAGAATGAGAATCCCGGGTCACGCCGGTTACGATCTGATGTGAACAAATCAAATGTGGAAATTATAGTATTGGACTCTGACAGTGATTCTGAAGTTCAAATGGAAGCTTCAG ATACTGTTGCTGAGAAGGATTCTAATGAGAAGACCAATGTGAGCACTGAACATTTACTCGATGAGGAACCAGATCAATCTCTAACCACTTCTCCTCGAAGTGAAGTCAAATCTTCTAATCATAATATTCATCACATGGTTGATTCAG AAGAGATTAAGCAAGTTTGTAAACTTGATGATAATATTTATGTTATGGACGAAGCTGCTGCAATGTGCCTTGATGCATCAACAGCTATGAAGCATACCGATGAGGTCAAGTCCAATGATCTTAATGATATCGTGTCGCACCCGTTACGATCCGATGAAGACAAATCGAATTTGGAAATTACAGAATTGGACTCTGAAAAGGATATTGATGTTCAAATGGAAGCTTCAG ATACTGTTGCTGAGAAGGATTGTAATGAGAGAACCAATGTGAGTGCTGAACATTTACTTGATGAGGAACCAAGTCAATTTACAACAACTTCTCCAATAAGTGAGGTCAAGTCCAGTGATCTTAATAGTTTTGGGTCCTATTCTGGATTTGGCAACTACATGATGTTGGGAGATCAGACCTCGAGTGAACGTACTGATGTTCATGAAGATACTGATCTCCATCAAGGATCAGTTGAACAATTTAACAAATCAGATGTTTATCATTGTGTAATATCCCAATCTGCTAAAACCTGCCTTGATGTGAATGTTGAGAATATTCTAGATGAGGTTCATTCGTCTAGTTTTGAAGATTCAGATGAGACTCCTGTTCAGTTTCTTGATGCTGAGAAAATGGTTGTCACAG GCACTGCTACTAGAAATGCATATACAAGCGGAGCAAAGTTTGAATCGTCACAAAAGATGAGTATAACTCCAGCTTCAAAGGAAATAGTTGGTTCATCTGCCAAGCTGCTAAATAATTCAGTGTCACCAAGAGATGTTGTATTTTGTAATTTGGAAGAAAGCGTGCAAATTGGTGCTGATAAGGAGCAAGTTGATCCTAGCCAAGAGAAAATGGTAGAGTTTTCTCCCAAGCTGTTTAATAATCCAGGGACACCAGCAAATGGTGGCATTGGACTCTGTGGTTTGGAGGAAAACTTGGAAATTGGTGTCAATAAGGAAAACATTGATCCCAATGAAGATGTTATTTATGCAGAACCCAGTGCGATGGTCATGAGCGACAATCAGGATGTTATTCAGGCTGTTTCAGAAGAACTTGGTAATAAGTTGATGGAGGAAAACTTGGAGATTGGTGTCAATAAGGAGAACATTGACTCCAATGAAGATGTTATTTATGCAGAACCTAGTGCGATGGTCATGAGCGACAATGAGGATGTTATACAGGCTGTTTCAGAAGAATTCCGTAACAGTTTGATGGAAGATGAAGTTGCGAACATGGAAGATAAATTTGATCTTCTTGGAGATGTTCATGAATCTGTTAACCCAGGTGGCACAAATAGCGCTCATGGATCAAACATAAAAACTGCTTTGAACACCTATGTGACTGGTGGAGATATTCTAGATGAGGTTCATTCATCTAGTTTTGAAGATTCAGATGCGACACCAGTTCAGTTTCCGAAAACTGATCCGTTAAGGGATGCGGAGACTAGTGATCTCAATCTTCACAAAATGTTTAAAACAG CTACTGCTATTAAAAATGCAGATACAAGTGGAGTGAAGTTTGAATCTTCAACAAAGAGGAGTTTAAGTCTTACTCCAGAGAAAATGATTGGTTCATCTACCAAGCTGCTTAATAATTCAGGGACACCAACAAATTTTGGATTTTGTGATGTGGAGGAAAACATGCAGATTGGTATCAGTAAAGAGAACATTGATCCCAATGAAGAAGTTATGCATGAAGAACCTAGTGCGTTGGTCATGAGCGACAATGAGGGTCTTATACAGGCTGTTTCAGAAGAACTTGGTAATGATTTGACGGAGGATGAAGTTGCGAACGTGGATGATAAATTTGATCTTTTTGAAGATGTTCCTGGATCTGTTAACCCAGGATCAAAGAAAAATGCTGATTTGAACACCTATGTGACTGATGGAGATATTTTAGATGAGGTTCATTCATCTAGTTTTGAAGATTCAGATGTGACACCAGTTCAGTTTCTGACAACTGATCAATTAAGGGAAGCCGAGACTAGTGATCTCGATGTTCACAAAATGTTTGAAACAG CTACTGCTACTAAGAATGCAGATGCAAGTGGAGTGAAGTTTGAATCTTCAACAAAAATGAGTTTAAATCTTACTCCAGAGAAAGTGATTGGTTCATCTACCAAGCTGCTTAATAATTCAGGGACACCAACGAATTTTGGATTTTGTGATGCGGATGAAAACTTGCAGATTGGTGCCAATAAGGAGCAAGTTGATCCTAGCCAAGAGAAAACGATGGAGTTTTCTCCGAAGCTGTTTAATAATCCTGAGACACCAACAAATGGTGGAACTGGACTCTGGTTTTTGGAGGAAAACTTGGAGATTGGTGTCAATAAGGAGAACATTGATCCCAATGAAGATGTTATGCATGAAGAACCTAGTGCGTTGGTCATGAGCGACAATGAGGATCTTATACATGCTGTTTCAGAAGAACTTGGTAACGATTTGATGGAGGATGAAGTTGCTAATGTGGATGATAAATTTGATCTTCTTGAAGATGTTCCTGGATCTGTTAACCCAGTATCAAAGAAAAATGCTGATTTGAACACCTACGTGACTGGTGGAGATATTCTAGATGAGGTTCATTCATCTAGTTTTGAAGATTCAGATGCGACACCAGTTCAGTTTCTGAAAACTGATCCGTTAAGGGAAGCGGAAACTAGTGTTCTCAATCTTCACAAAATGTTTGAAACAG CTATTGCTACTAAAAATGCAGATACAGGTGGAGTGAAGTTTGAATCTTCAACAAAAATGAGTTTAAGTCTTACTCCAGAGAAAATGATTGGTTCATCTACCAAGCTGCTTAAAAATTCAGGGGCACCAACACATTTTGGATTTTGTGACGTGGATGAAAACTTGCAGATTGGTCGCAATAAAGTGAACATTGATCCTAGTGATGAAATTCTACATGCAGAACCTAGTCTAGTGGTCACCAGTGATAACGAAGAGGTTGATCTTAGTATTCATCAAATGGCTGCTCTAG AAGCTTGTGAAGAAGAGATGCTTAAATCATCAGAAAAGACTTGTATGGTTGCTGATCCTGAGGAATGCATTGGATTTTCCCTTAATGACCTTCAAGCTTCAACTACTAAGGGCTCTGAGGTTGAAACATATTTTGAATCAACTGCACTTGGTGATGTTATGGAAACTTGTAACATGGAAGGATGCATGGAAACTAACATGATAGAGGGAGAAAACAGTCAGGAAGAAAATCAAGGTTATTCGGGGAGCTGGAAAAAGAAAGGGAGTGATGTGGATGATAATAGTGGTGCAAATTCAGATGAGGAAGTGAGAGCAGATGAGCTTGTTCCAGCGGTGCCGCAATCTAGTGAAATGGAGTCATGCGATTTTGGCCTTCAACAACTTTTTGCTCAAG GCGAGATCACCATGATTGAGGCAGAAAACAATCAGGAGGATTGCGTTTCAGCTCAGCGAGAAGTTGTCAAGTTTTTTGACAACTCCGATGTTCATGATGATATTGGCCGAGATGGAGCCAAAGATGTAAATCAAGCTTCTTCGGCAAGCTGGAAAAGGATAAGAAGTGACATGGATGATGCTAGTGGTGCAAGTTCAACTGAGCAAGTGAAAGCAG GCGAGATCACCATGATTGAGGCAGAAAACAATCAGGAGGGTTGCGTTTCAGCTCAGCGAGAAGTTGTCAAGTTTTTTGACAACTCCGATGTTCATGATGATATTGGCCGAGATGGAGCCAAAGATGTAAATCAAGCTTCTTCGGCAAGCTGGAAAAGGATAAGAAGTGACATGGATGATGCTAGTGGTGCAAGTTCAATTGAGCAAGTGAAAGCAG GCGAGATCACCATGATTGAGGTAGAAAACAATCAGGAGGATTGCGTTTCAGCTCAGCGAGAAGTTGTCAAGTTTTTTGACAACTCCGATGTTCATGATGATATTGGCCGAGATGGAGCCAAAGATGTAAATCAAGCTTCTTCGGCAAGCCGGAAAAGGATAAGAAGTGACATGGATAATGCTAGTGGTGCAAGTTCAATTGAGCAAGTGAAAGCAG GCGAGATCACCATGATTGAGGCAGAAAACAATCAGGAGGATTGCGTTTCAGCTCAGCGAGAAGTTGTCAAGTTTTTTGACAACTCCGATGTTCATGATGATATTGGCCGAGATGGAGCCAAAGATGTAAATCAAGCTTCTTCGGCAAGCCGGAAAAGGATAAGAAGTGACATGGATGATGCTAGTGGTGCAAGTTCAATTGAGCAAGTGAAAGCAGGTGAGCTTGTTCCAGCTGTGCCTCAATCTTCAATGGATTCATGCAATTTCAGCCTTCAACAAATTTTTGCTCAAG ACACTGCATCTGGAGATCAAGATGTTTGTCCAAAGAAGTTGGACTCACCATCAAAGGCTACACCAATTGCAAGTGGAGAGAAAAACATCATTTTTACTCCTATGTTCAATGAATCATctatgatgcataaagagatgGAGATTGCCATGATTGAAGAAGAAAATAATGCTCAGTGGGAAGTTTGCAAGTTTTTAGACACCTCTGATGTTCATGTTGGTATTGGTCTAGATGGAGCCAAAGATGAAAATCAAGCTTATTGGGCAAGCCGGAAAAGAAAAATGAGTGATGTGGATGATACTAGTGGTGGAAATTCAAATGAGGAAGTGAAGGCAGATGAGTTTGTTCCAGCTGTGCCGCATTCTAGTGAAATGGAGTCGTGTGATTTCGGCTTTCCACAACTTTTTGCTCAAG ATACTGCTTCTGGTGATGAAGATGCGTATCAAAAGAAATTGGACTCATCATCAAAGGGTACACCAACTGCAAGTGGAGAGAAAAGCATCGTTTTTACTCCCAAGCTCCAAGAATCATCAATGATGCGTAAAAAGATGAGGATTGAAATGAATTTGTCTCAAAAACCCGCAACAAGAGATAGTGTTGGTACTTGTGATATGAAAGAGAACATTAAAACTGACAAGAAAGAAGTCGATAGCTCGACGGTGTCAAGGAATAAGTTTGCCAAGAGGCTACCTCTTCAAGATCTTCATCAGAATTGA